The window GGAGTTCAGGCGTGGAAACCCACTATAGTAGCCACTGCAAGCCATTGCACACCTGATCGCCAGACGTATCGGCGATCAGTGTGTGAACCGTTTCAGTTGTTACGATAGCACCAACACCTTCAGTCGTTCAACGGGCGATTCATACCGACGGGGGTCGAGTGTCCGACTAATGACGTCCGCAGACGACTCGAGGGAACCGGACGAACCCGAGACCGTCCTCGAGAACACGCCCGGGGCCGGAAAGACGCCAACGGCACAGCCGATTACCCCAGGCACACCCGAGGAGTTCGGCCTCGTTCAGGTCTGGTGGGGAGATGGAAAAGGAAAAACGACGGCTGCCATGGGGATGGGGCTTCGCGCCGCCGGCAATGGGTTTCGCGTTCACATGCTCCAGTTCATGAAAGGCGGCGCATCGAGCGTCGAGGCGGTTCGGGGCGAGTACAACGCGATCGAGGCACTTCCGGGATTTAGCTACGAAAATCTCGGCCAGTACGGCTGGCACGGCATGGCCGACGGGAGCGACGAAGTCGATCACGAGCGGGAAGCCCAGGCTGGCCTCGAGCGAGCGCGTTCCCTGCTCGAGGGCGCCGATGACGCTGACCTCGAATCCCCGTTCGACCTCGAGGCCGATCCCGTCGACGGCGTGCACATGCTCATCCTCGACGAAATCCTGTACGCGGCTGACATGGGGCTCATCGACACCGAAAACGTTCTCGAGCTGGTTCGCTCGAAACCCGACGCTCTCGAACTCGTGTTGACCGGCAGCCACAGTGAGCCGACGTACGTGCTCGAGGCGGCGGATCTCGTGACCGAGGTGCGAAAGCAACGCCATCCGATCGATGCGGGCCAGCGAGCGCGACGCGGAACGGAGTACTGATCGCTCGCTCGACGGGGTGAACGGGTGGCGCAACCGGAGCGGCCAGCACGCTCACGAGTGACAAGTGGATAGCAAGGATGGCAACTGTCATCCCTGGCCACAATGGGCAGCACTGTTATTACACGACCGTACCCACACGCATTCGATGGCTGTACTACGGGCAACGAACCTCGAGAAGTCGTTTGGCTCCGTCGAGGTGCTCTCGGGACTGTCGTTCGAGGTTGGCGCGGGTGAACTCTTCGGCGTCCTCGGGCCGAACGGTGCCGGAAAGACGACGACGATCGCCATTCTCACCGGACAGCTCACGCCGGACGCCGGGGAAGCGTCCGTCTTCGGCACCGATCCGACGAGCGAACCGATTCGAACCCGTTCGCGGGTCGGAATTCTGCCCGAACAGCAGCCGCCGCCGAGCTTTCTCACCCCGCGAGAGTACCTCGAGTTCGTCGGCTCGATCCGGTCGATGGAACCCGAACTCGTCGACGACCGACTCGATACCTGGGCGACCCGGCTGGGATTCCGGGAAAAACTCGATACGCTCCACACCGACCTCTCACGAGGGCAACAACAGAAGGTGATGATTAGCCAGGCGTTCCTCCACGACCCCGACCTCGTCTTCATCGACGAGCCGCTGGTGAACCTCGATCCGCTGGCACAGGAACAGGTGACGGCGTTCCTTCGCCGGTACGTCGACCGGGGGAACACCATCGTCGTCTCGACGCACAACATCGACGTTGCGGAGGGAATATGTACGCGCGTGGGCATCGTCGTCGATGGCACCTGCCGCATCGTCAATCAGGGTACCGGCGAAGCAGTTGACCTTCGGAAGCACTTTCTCGAGGCCGTCGAGACCGACGACGACAGAGATGGGGCGTCGCTCGAGGCGACCGCTGCCAGTGCCGAGCACCGATGACGGGGCGCTTACACGCAAGACGAAACCGATTAGCTGGCCATCGAGACTGGATTCTCTTCTCCACCCTGCTCCGGGAGGAGTGGCGTCTGCACGTTTGCCTGTTCGGCGGCCGCCGATTCTACGTGTTTCCGCTCGCCGTCGCCCTTCTCGTTGGATTGGCGGCGACCGTCCTGACACACAGCGGCTACTCGAGTGGCCGGCTCTACGGCGGGCTGACCGTCACCGTGGTCGCCTTCGGCCTCTACAGCGGCACGGCTGCCTTCGCCGGTTCGGACATGCTCGAGAACGTGTTCGGCGAACTGTCACTCGTTCTCGGCACCTCGAGCACGCTCCCGCTCTCACGGCGTCGCCTCCTCGGCCACTTCCTGGTCAAAGACGCCCTCTTTTACGGACTCACGATCGTCGGCCCGCTCTCGCTCGCGGTCGTCCCGATCGAGGGACTCTCGGTGTGGACGCCACTGGCAGTCGTGATGGCGTGGCTGTCGCTCTTCGGGTTCTTCCTAGTCGGCATGGCAGTGACCGTCCTGCTCATCGCACTGGGAACCCGGGGCCTCTCGGCACGCTACGTCCTCGCTGGCGGCCTGATGGTCGCCGCAGGCTGGTGGCTCCTCGAGCCAGACGTCTCCGTTCCGTCAGCGACGGCGCTCACGGAACCGATCTGGGTGGTGCCGATCGTGTACGCGGTCGCCGTCGGCATCGGCGCGTTCGCGATGAAACTGTACGATCCGTCGTACACCACGCCACCGCGAACCTATCGCCGGCGGTTCCGTCGACTCGAGTCCCTGCCGGGGAGCGATCCACTCGTCGCGAAAACGCTCCTGGATCTCTCGCGCTCGAGTGGCGGGCTGTTCAAACCGATCGTATCGGCGGCGATCATCCTCGCAGTGATCGCGTTTCTGGTCGGGGTCGTTCGCGAACTGACCGGGATCGAACCGGCTCCCGGAATATTCTTCGGGAGCGTCCTTGGACTCTCGGCATTTACCACGTACAACTGGCTAACGCAGTTCGACGCCGTCGAATCGTACCTTCCGTATCCCGTCTCGGTCGAGGCCGTCTTTCGTGCGAAGCGGATCGCCTTCTTCCTGGTCGGCATACCGACGATGGCCGGGGCATACCTCGTCGCAATCGTCTGGTTCCAGCCGGCGATGCTGGACGCGTTCGTCGGATTCGTCCTCCTGATCGGGCTTGCCATCTACTACTACGGCCTCACGGTCTACATCGCCGGTTTCGACCCGAACGAGTTCCTGTTCGACGGCGTCCGCTTTCTGACGTTCACGATCGGCGTCACGATAGTGCTCCTGCCGACGCTGATCGTCGGCTTTGCCTCGAATCCGGTGACGGCCTCGAGCGGTGCCATCCTGGCTGGCGCTGGCGTCTTCGTTGGTGCTTGTGGGCGCTGGCTCGCGATCCGGGCCGGGAACCGCTGGGCTCGGCTGTACCGCGATGGATCCGTGTGAGCACGTCTCGGGCTTCGAGAGGCGTTCGGTGGTTGCCGTACGTTCCCGCATCGACACACCGAAGACCCTCGCCTGCGACCGTCCGGTGACGAATGGCACGGACGATCCTCGTCGCCGGCACCGCGAGCCACGTCGGGAAGTCGACGGTGGCGTCTGGATTGTGTCGAATCCTCGCCGACCGCGGCGTTGCCGTCACGCCGTACAAAGCCCAGAATATGAGCAACAACGCTCGCGTCGTCCCGCGAGTGCTCGGCGCTGAGTCGGTTCGTGGCATCGACGAACGGATCGGGGGGACGAGCGACTCTGCGAGCGGTGATACGGAGGGCGACGGGGCAGCCTGGGGCGAAATCGGCGTCTCGCAGTTCGTCCAGTGCCGGGCGGCTCGAGTCACCCCGACGACGGACGTCAACCCGGTGTTGCTCAAACCCACCGGGGACGGCGAGAGCCAGCTAATCGTCCAGGGACGGGCCGTCGGCTCGTTCAGTGCCGGCTCCTATTACGACGATTGCTGGGCAATGGCTCGAGGCGCGGCCGAACGTTCCTACCGAAGACTCGCCGCCGAGTACGACGTCGTGATCGCCGAGGGGGCCGGGAGCATCGCCGAGATCAACCTCCACGATCGGGATCTGGCGAACGTCGAGACGGCACGGTTCGCCGACGCCGATATCATCCTCGTGGCCGACATCGAGCGCGGCGGCGCGTTCGCCAGCCTCTACGGCACTCTCGAGCTCATGCCCGACGACCTCCGCGATCGAGTGTGTGGCGCGATCATCACGAAATTCCGAGGGGATGCGTCCCTCCTCGAGTCCGGTATCCGCCACCTCGAGGAACGGACGGGCGTTCCGATACTGGGCGTCATCCCGGCAGCCGACACCGGATTGCCCGAAGAGGACAGCGTGAGTCTTCCCTCCCCGGACGAGGGTCGCATTCGCGGTGCCGACGACGGTGTTCCCGACGAGCAGTCGATTACGATCGCCGTGCCCCGGTTCCCCCGGCTCTCGAACGCGACCGACCTCGAGGCCCTGCGCGCCGAACCCGGTGTTCGCCTCGCGTACGTGCCTCTCGAGGGGGCGGGTGTAGGGTCGCCAGGTTCGGGTTCCGGTCGCCAGCAACCGTCGCTCGCGAACGCCGACGCCGTCGTCCTCCCTGGTAGCAAGAACACGGTCGACGACCTGCGGGCGGTGTACGCCGCCGGCTTCGATGCGGCGCTCGAGCAGTTCGACGGCCCGATCGTCGGCCTCTGTGGCGGCTATCAGATGCTCGGCACCCGGCTGTGTCACGTCGAGCGCGAGGGGACGGATCTGAACGCGTCGGCTGCTAATTCTGCTCCCGACAGGAACGAACGAGCGCACCAGGGAACCGGCAACGAACTCACCGGCCTCGGTCTGCTCCCCGTCGAAACCACCTTCGAACCGACGAAACACCTCGAACAGGTGACCGTCCCGGTCGACGGCACGGCGTCGCCCCTGCTGGCAGGCGCTGCGGGAACGGCGACGGGCTACGAGATTCACGCGGGGCGAACGCGCATCCTC of the Natronosalvus vescus genome contains:
- a CDS encoding cob(I)yrinic acid a,c-diamide adenosyltransferase, producing the protein MTSADDSREPDEPETVLENTPGAGKTPTAQPITPGTPEEFGLVQVWWGDGKGKTTAAMGMGLRAAGNGFRVHMLQFMKGGASSVEAVRGEYNAIEALPGFSYENLGQYGWHGMADGSDEVDHEREAQAGLERARSLLEGADDADLESPFDLEADPVDGVHMLILDEILYAADMGLIDTENVLELVRSKPDALELVLTGSHSEPTYVLEAADLVTEVRKQRHPIDAGQRARRGTEY
- a CDS encoding ABC transporter ATP-binding protein; this encodes MAVLRATNLEKSFGSVEVLSGLSFEVGAGELFGVLGPNGAGKTTTIAILTGQLTPDAGEASVFGTDPTSEPIRTRSRVGILPEQQPPPSFLTPREYLEFVGSIRSMEPELVDDRLDTWATRLGFREKLDTLHTDLSRGQQQKVMISQAFLHDPDLVFIDEPLVNLDPLAQEQVTAFLRRYVDRGNTIVVSTHNIDVAEGICTRVGIVVDGTCRIVNQGTGEAVDLRKHFLEAVETDDDRDGASLEATAASAEHR
- a CDS encoding cobyric acid synthase, with the translated sequence MARTILVAGTASHVGKSTVASGLCRILADRGVAVTPYKAQNMSNNARVVPRVLGAESVRGIDERIGGTSDSASGDTEGDGAAWGEIGVSQFVQCRAARVTPTTDVNPVLLKPTGDGESQLIVQGRAVGSFSAGSYYDDCWAMARGAAERSYRRLAAEYDVVIAEGAGSIAEINLHDRDLANVETARFADADIILVADIERGGAFASLYGTLELMPDDLRDRVCGAIITKFRGDASLLESGIRHLEERTGVPILGVIPAADTGLPEEDSVSLPSPDEGRIRGADDGVPDEQSITIAVPRFPRLSNATDLEALRAEPGVRLAYVPLEGAGVGSPGSGSGRQQPSLANADAVVLPGSKNTVDDLRAVYAAGFDAALEQFDGPIVGLCGGYQMLGTRLCHVEREGTDLNASAANSAPDRNERAHQGTGNELTGLGLLPVETTFEPTKHLEQVTVPVDGTASPLLAGAAGTATGYEIHAGRTRILEPSAVSHPLGPESAAAGLVLGTYLHGLFDNDGVRSAFLDCVRRRAGVPTGEVLADSYSESERAGRTSDRSGAPRAGSPYDRARDLIDAHVDLEALELG